A genome region from Candidatus Dadabacteria bacterium includes the following:
- a CDS encoding argininosuccinate synthase: protein MSEKKKIVLAYSGGLDTSVILKWLVNEYDSDVIAYVADIGQKEDLQEAERKAWDTGACAVFIEDLRDEFVRDYVFPAISANAVYEGSYLLGTSIARPLIAKRQIEIAKREGAFAVSHGATGKGNDQVRFELTFYALHPDIKIIAPWREWDFRSRTDLVNYARENGIDVTVTEKKPYSCDRNLLHTSYEGGILEDPWAEPPEDMFEMTVSPEAAPDRPVYVEIGFEGGIPVSVDGEGLSPSALLGCLNDVAGANGVGRVDIVENRFVGMKSRGVYETPGGTVLHVAHRALESITMDREVMRLRDSLIPKISEIIYYGFWFSPEMEMLSAAIQQSQKNVSGTVRLKFYKGNVTVCGRKSPNSLYSENLATFEEDSVYDQSDATGFIRLNSLRLSMKKLLESK, encoded by the coding sequence ATGTCAGAAAAGAAAAAGATAGTTCTCGCCTATTCCGGGGGGCTTGACACCTCCGTGATTCTAAAGTGGCTTGTAAACGAGTACGACTCCGATGTCATAGCCTACGTGGCTGACATAGGACAGAAAGAGGACTTGCAGGAGGCGGAGCGGAAAGCCTGGGATACCGGAGCGTGCGCGGTATTCATCGAAGACCTAAGAGACGAGTTCGTAAGGGACTACGTTTTCCCCGCGATAAGCGCAAACGCCGTGTATGAGGGCAGTTATCTTCTGGGCACATCCATAGCGCGTCCCCTTATAGCGAAAAGGCAGATTGAGATAGCAAAGCGCGAGGGGGCCTTCGCGGTTTCCCACGGAGCTACGGGCAAGGGAAACGACCAGGTCCGCTTCGAACTTACCTTCTACGCTCTGCACCCCGACATAAAGATCATAGCCCCTTGGCGCGAGTGGGATTTCAGATCAAGAACCGATCTTGTGAATTACGCAAGGGAAAACGGAATAGACGTCACGGTGACCGAGAAAAAACCCTACAGCTGCGACCGCAATCTTCTTCATACAAGTTATGAGGGAGGAATCCTGGAGGACCCTTGGGCAGAGCCTCCCGAGGATATGTTCGAGATGACGGTTTCTCCCGAAGCGGCTCCCGACCGACCGGTCTATGTGGAAATCGGATTTGAAGGGGGTATTCCCGTTTCGGTTGACGGAGAGGGGCTTTCTCCCTCGGCGCTTCTTGGCTGCCTGAACGATGTCGCCGGAGCAAACGGCGTCGGGAGGGTAGACATTGTTGAAAACAGGTTCGTCGGCATGAAGTCAAGGGGGGTGTACGAGACCCCGGGCGGCACGGTTCTTCACGTAGCGCACAGGGCTCTTGAGTCGATCACCATGGACAGGGAAGTGATGCGTCTTCGGGATTCCCTGATTCCGAAGATATCGGAAATTATCTACTACGGTTTCTGGTTTTCCCCCGAGATGGAAATGCTGAGCGCCGCCATCCAACAGAGCCAGAAGAACGTAAGCGGCACGGTAAGGCTCAAGTTTTACAAGGGGAACGTCACAGTCTGCGGGAGAAAGTCTCCGAATTCGCTTTACAGCGAGAATCTGGCCACTTTCGAGGAGGATTCAGTTTACGACCAGTCAGACGCTACCGGGTTCATAAGGCTGAACTCCCTCCGCCTTTCCATGAAAAAACTTCTTGAGAGCAAATAG
- the queA gene encoding tRNA preQ1(34) S-adenosylmethionine ribosyltransferase-isomerase QueA, translated as MKTDQFNYDLPSRLIAQYPLSERSSSRLLVVDRKTQGFSHARFSDLRNLLRPGDLMILNNTRVIPARLTGHVERRGAVEFLLTEKKDETRWKVLFKNPAEGLRVSLDGGVSGSLEREPDKSWTIRFSEPVERVISSAGRMPLPPYIGREPEPSDKKTYQTVYATEEGAVAAPTAGLHFDPELISDLCEKGVLMKHVTLHVGEGTFRPVKEELIDNHAMHSERVSVPRETAEAVNEAKAQKRRIISVGTTVTRALESAEGDIGEMRPFSGRTDLFIKPPYKFRFVDVLITNFHMPRSTLLMLVSAFCGTRDLALAAYEEAISRGYRFLSYGDSMMIV; from the coding sequence ATGAAAACGGATCAATTCAACTACGATCTTCCCAGCCGGCTGATCGCCCAGTACCCGCTTTCTGAGCGCAGCTCCTCAAGGCTCCTTGTGGTTGACAGGAAAACGCAGGGTTTTTCCCACGCCAGGTTCTCTGATCTTAGGAATTTGCTCCGCCCCGGCGACCTCATGATTCTTAACAACACGAGGGTTATTCCCGCGAGGCTTACTGGGCACGTGGAACGAAGGGGGGCCGTGGAGTTTCTCCTTACGGAGAAAAAGGATGAGACCCGGTGGAAGGTGCTTTTTAAGAATCCGGCCGAGGGTCTTCGGGTCTCCCTTGACGGAGGGGTGTCGGGCAGCCTTGAGAGGGAACCCGATAAAAGCTGGACGATAAGATTCAGTGAACCCGTCGAGCGGGTCATCAGCAGCGCGGGCCGGATGCCGCTTCCACCCTACATAGGAAGAGAACCCGAGCCTTCGGATAAAAAGACCTATCAGACTGTTTACGCGACCGAGGAGGGAGCGGTCGCCGCTCCGACGGCCGGGCTTCATTTCGACCCTGAACTTATCTCGGATCTTTGCGAAAAGGGCGTTCTGATGAAGCATGTCACTCTGCATGTGGGGGAGGGAACCTTCAGGCCCGTAAAGGAAGAGCTTATCGATAACCACGCAATGCATTCAGAACGCGTCTCGGTTCCACGGGAGACCGCAGAGGCGGTAAACGAAGCCAAGGCGCAGAAAAGAAGGATTATTTCCGTGGGGACCACGGTTACGAGGGCCCTTGAGTCGGCAGAGGGAGACATCGGGGAGATGCGGCCTTTTTCCGGAAGGACGGATCTTTTTATAAAACCTCCTTACAAATTCCGGTTTGTAGACGTTCTGATAACCAATTTCCATATGCCCCGCTCAACCCTTCTCATGCTTGTCTCCGCGTTCTGCGGCACAAGGGATCTGGCCCTTGCCGCTTATGAGGAGGCGATATCGCGTGGTTACAGGTTTTTGAGTTACGGCGACTCGATGATGATAGTGTGA
- a CDS encoding SDR family oxidoreductase, which yields MATVVTGATGFIGSHITRKLVERGDRVKVLVRKTSNTKNIDSLDIEKVYGDVGDLDSLKAAFSGCDTLFHTAGFVSFKKSDHQKMLDINVRGASNVLSAAMDVGVSKVVFTSSVAAIGVERDGSPVTESTQYDLYSDGIGYMNCKYLAEREAKSFSEKGLPVVITNPSVVLGAGDIYLSSSGSVLWFCKKRFPGYMDGTFNLVDVEDVANGHLLAEKNGKPGERYILANENVNVRGYFALLEEITGVSAPKIKIPYVFAYTTAFLLERVLGLGFPNYSTLDIDSIKLSRYNWHADNSKAVRELGFTVTPIEQTIRKTVEWFRENGYLK from the coding sequence ATGGCGACAGTAGTTACGGGAGCGACCGGGTTTATAGGATCGCATATAACCAGAAAGCTGGTTGAGAGAGGAGACCGGGTCAAGGTTCTTGTCAGAAAGACAAGCAATACTAAAAACATAGATTCTCTCGACATTGAGAAGGTTTACGGAGATGTTGGAGATCTGGATTCTCTTAAGGCCGCTTTCTCCGGATGCGACACGCTTTTCCATACGGCTGGGTTCGTGTCGTTTAAGAAATCGGATCACCAGAAAATGCTGGATATTAACGTGCGTGGTGCTTCGAATGTTCTCTCCGCCGCCATGGACGTGGGCGTATCCAAGGTTGTTTTCACAAGCAGCGTGGCTGCTATCGGGGTCGAGCGGGACGGTTCCCCGGTAACCGAATCCACCCAGTACGATCTATACTCCGATGGGATAGGGTACATGAACTGCAAGTATCTTGCGGAAAGAGAGGCGAAGAGCTTCAGCGAAAAGGGCCTTCCGGTGGTTATAACGAACCCTTCGGTGGTTCTCGGCGCGGGGGATATCTATCTTTCAAGTTCGGGATCGGTTCTGTGGTTCTGCAAGAAAAGATTCCCTGGTTACATGGACGGCACCTTTAACCTTGTCGACGTTGAAGACGTTGCGAACGGACACCTGCTCGCGGAGAAGAACGGAAAGCCCGGAGAGCGCTACATACTCGCAAACGAGAACGTCAATGTGCGGGGTTATTTCGCCCTTCTAGAAGAGATAACCGGCGTCTCCGCTCCCAAGATCAAGATTCCCTACGTGTTTGCTTACACCACTGCGTTTCTACTTGAGAGGGTTCTGGGACTCGGATTTCCGAATTATTCCACGCTCGACATCGATTCCATAAAGCTTTCAAGGTATAACTGGCATGCTGACAATTCAAAGGCCGTAAGGGAACTCGGATTCACGGTGACTCCGATCGAGCAGACTATACGGAAGACCGTGGAGTGGTTCAGGGAAAACGGCTATCTGAAGTAA